The Neofelis nebulosa isolate mNeoNeb1 chromosome 16, mNeoNeb1.pri, whole genome shotgun sequence genome includes a window with the following:
- the PSME3 gene encoding proteasome activator complex subunit 3 isoform X1, giving the protein MEKWILKKIKYLQSGGLSASHYNYKVDSFRERITSEAEDLVANFFPKKLLELDSFLKEPILNIHDLTQIHSDMNLPVPDPILLTNSHDGLDGPTYKKRRLDECEEAFQGTKVFVMPNGMLKSNQQLVDIIEKVKPEIRLLIEKCNTVKMWVQLLIPRIEDGNNFGVSIQEETVAELRTVESEAASYLDQISRYYITRAKLVSKIAKYPHVEDYRRTVTEIDEKEYISLRLIISELRNQYVTLHDMILKNIEKIKRPRSSNAETLY; this is encoded by the exons ATGGAGAAATggatcctcaaaaaaataaagtatttacagTCTGGGGGCCTCTCAGCTTCTCATTACAATTACAAG GTTGATTCTTTCAGGGAGCGGATCACAAGTGAG GCAGAAGACTTGGTGGCaaattttttcccaaagaagttgTTAGAACTTGATAGTTTTTTGAAG GAACCAATCCTAAACATCCATGACCTAACTCAGATCCACTCAGACATGAATCTCCCAGTCCCTGACCCCATTCTTCTCACCAATAGCCACGATGGACTGGACGGT CCCACTTACAAGAAGCGAAGGCTGGATGAGTGCGAAGAGGCCTTCCAAG GAACCAAGGTGTTTGTGATGCCCAATGGGATGCTAAAAAGCAACCAGCAGCTGGTGGACATTATTGAGAAAGTGAAACCTGAGATCCGGCTGCTGATTGAGAAATGCAATACG GTCAAAATGTGGGTACAGCTCCTGATTCCTAGGATAGAAGATGGGAACAACTTTGGGGTGTCCATTCAG GAGGAGACAGTTGCAGAACTAAGAACTGTTGAGAGTGAAGCTGCATCTTATCTGGACCAGATTTCTAG atATTATATTACAAGAGCCAAATTGGTTTCTAAAATAGCTAAATATCCCCATGTG GAGGACTATCGCCGCACCGTGACAGAGATTGATGAGAAAGAATATATCAGCCTTCGACTCATCATATCAGAGTTAAGGAATCAATAT GTCACTCTACATGACATGATCCTGAAAAATATCGAGAAGATCAAACGGCCCCGGAGCAGCAATGCAGAGACACTGTACtga
- the PSME3 gene encoding proteasome activator complex subunit 3 isoform X2, producing MASLLKVDQEVKLKVDSFRERITSEAEDLVANFFPKKLLELDSFLKEPILNIHDLTQIHSDMNLPVPDPILLTNSHDGLDGPTYKKRRLDECEEAFQGTKVFVMPNGMLKSNQQLVDIIEKVKPEIRLLIEKCNTVKMWVQLLIPRIEDGNNFGVSIQEETVAELRTVESEAASYLDQISRYYITRAKLVSKIAKYPHVEDYRRTVTEIDEKEYISLRLIISELRNQYVTLHDMILKNIEKIKRPRSSNAETLY from the exons ATGGCCTCGTTGCTGAAGGTGGATCAGGAAGTGAAGCTCAAG GTTGATTCTTTCAGGGAGCGGATCACAAGTGAG GCAGAAGACTTGGTGGCaaattttttcccaaagaagttgTTAGAACTTGATAGTTTTTTGAAG GAACCAATCCTAAACATCCATGACCTAACTCAGATCCACTCAGACATGAATCTCCCAGTCCCTGACCCCATTCTTCTCACCAATAGCCACGATGGACTGGACGGT CCCACTTACAAGAAGCGAAGGCTGGATGAGTGCGAAGAGGCCTTCCAAG GAACCAAGGTGTTTGTGATGCCCAATGGGATGCTAAAAAGCAACCAGCAGCTGGTGGACATTATTGAGAAAGTGAAACCTGAGATCCGGCTGCTGATTGAGAAATGCAATACG GTCAAAATGTGGGTACAGCTCCTGATTCCTAGGATAGAAGATGGGAACAACTTTGGGGTGTCCATTCAG GAGGAGACAGTTGCAGAACTAAGAACTGTTGAGAGTGAAGCTGCATCTTATCTGGACCAGATTTCTAG atATTATATTACAAGAGCCAAATTGGTTTCTAAAATAGCTAAATATCCCCATGTG GAGGACTATCGCCGCACCGTGACAGAGATTGATGAGAAAGAATATATCAGCCTTCGACTCATCATATCAGAGTTAAGGAATCAATAT GTCACTCTACATGACATGATCCTGAAAAATATCGAGAAGATCAAACGGCCCCGGAGCAGCAATGCAGAGACACTGTACtga